A single Flavobacterium sp. 1 DNA region contains:
- a CDS encoding pYEATS domain-containing protein, translated as MENNELKSQNQTELEKEKNTIKEAETTILLTLYMGIFLGMVPVIGFPITIPEMGGKILFIGIILGIAAFVSSFFMGTLFGMPKRNNEKESVYSLNNSLVEISDWLTKIIVGLGLVNLKEIPGYLISLGEYVRTSSKYDGQLLNIYSIGIVIYFGFLGLYIGYNYMRLVLSNKYKYADDNMIRKELEKANEKIHEVKEAIQEKEIKIIQSQSIIQEKDQLAQSLITKINEPSISSTAFETVVKEIINSDEIKKDNTNIKSDVDKMIDEAKLKLHKGLILNNSDPQKGQWKSKAINNERELKATVTEETKGLYQINLQVVSTNPKNNPLKNGEYILFALHNTFGNPPFKLVKVDNQSAELNFYSYGSFTIGAFADNGLTELELDLAELPNVSSYFKTH; from the coding sequence ATGGAAAATAACGAACTCAAAAGCCAAAATCAAACAGAATTAGAGAAAGAAAAAAACACAATAAAAGAAGCTGAAACCACAATCTTGCTTACATTATATATGGGCATTTTTTTAGGAATGGTTCCTGTAATTGGTTTTCCTATCACCATTCCGGAAATGGGAGGCAAGATTCTTTTTATTGGAATAATCCTCGGAATAGCAGCTTTTGTAAGTTCTTTTTTCATGGGAACACTTTTTGGAATGCCCAAGCGAAACAATGAAAAAGAAAGCGTTTATTCCCTAAACAACAGTTTGGTCGAAATTTCCGATTGGTTAACCAAAATAATTGTTGGCCTTGGATTAGTCAATCTAAAAGAAATTCCAGGCTATCTGATTTCATTGGGAGAATACGTAAGAACATCTTCCAAATATGATGGCCAGCTGCTGAATATTTACAGTATAGGAATAGTAATCTATTTCGGTTTTTTAGGATTGTATATTGGATACAATTACATGAGGCTCGTTTTATCAAATAAATATAAATATGCCGACGATAATATGATTAGAAAGGAACTAGAAAAGGCAAATGAAAAAATTCATGAAGTAAAAGAAGCAATTCAAGAAAAGGAAATAAAAATTATCCAAAGCCAAAGTATAATTCAGGAAAAAGACCAATTGGCACAATCATTAATAACTAAGATTAATGAACCCTCAATATCAAGCACTGCTTTTGAAACCGTTGTCAAGGAAATAATTAATTCTGACGAAATAAAAAAAGACAATACAAACATAAAATCGGATGTAGATAAAATGATAGACGAAGCCAAACTAAAACTACATAAAGGCTTAATTCTAAATAATAGCGACCCTCAAAAAGGACAATGGAAATCCAAAGCAATTAACAATGAACGAGAATTAAAAGCAACTGTTACAGAGGAAACCAAAGGATTGTATCAAATTAACTTACAAGTCGTCTCTACAAACCCAAAAAACAATCCTCTCAAGAATGGAGAATATATATTATTTGCTCTGCATAATACCTTTGGTAATCCACCATTCAAACTAGTGAAAGTCGACAACCAATCTGCCGAACTCAATTTTTATAGTTACGGCTCATTTACCATAGGAGCTTTTGCTGATAATGGTTTAACTGAACTAGAACTTGATTTAGCCGAATTACCAAATGTTTCAAGTTATTTCAAAACTCATTAA
- the htpG gene encoding molecular chaperone HtpG — protein MTTGKINVSVENIFPLIKKFLYSDHEIFLRELISNGTDATLKLKHLTSIGEANVEYGTPIIEVKIDKEGKKLHIIDQGLGMTADEVEKYINQVAFSGAEEFLDKYKDSAKDSGIIGHFGLGFYSAFMVAEKVEIITKSYKDEPAAHWTCDGSPEFTLEPTDKTTRGTEIILHIAEDSLEFLEEFKISGLLSKYNKFMPIPIKFGTKSQTLPKPEDAPEDYKAETVEVDNIVNNPNPAWTKQPTDLSDADYKDFYREVYPMQFEEPLFHIHLNVDYPFNLTGILYFPKLGSDLQIQKDKIQLYQNQVYVTDNVEGIVPEFLMMLRGVVDSPDIPLNVSRSGLQADGAVKKISNYITRKVADKLKSLFNENRADFEQKWNDIKIVLEYGMLSEDKFYEKAGAFVLYPTVDNTYFTLEELKEKIKEKQTDKDGKLVVLYAGNKEAQHSYIEIAKEKGYEVLLLDSPIISHLIQKIEGDNSGLHFVRVDSDHIDNLIKKEESAISKLSDEEKESLKTVLETIVPKQTYTVQLEALDSEAAPFIITQPEFMRRMKEMSQTGGGGMFGMGNMPEMYNLVVNTNSDLATSILNNNDKSAQENLVKQALDLAKLSQNLLKGEALTAFVKRSFELIK, from the coding sequence ATGACAACAGGTAAAATTAATGTTTCGGTTGAGAACATCTTTCCCTTAATCAAGAAATTCTTATACAGTGATCACGAAATTTTCTTGCGTGAATTAATTTCTAACGGAACCGATGCAACTTTAAAATTAAAACATCTAACCAGTATTGGAGAAGCCAATGTTGAATATGGTACGCCAATTATTGAAGTTAAAATTGACAAAGAAGGCAAAAAACTCCACATCATTGACCAAGGATTGGGAATGACTGCTGATGAAGTAGAAAAGTACATCAATCAGGTTGCTTTTTCTGGTGCTGAAGAATTCTTGGATAAATACAAAGATTCTGCTAAAGATTCGGGTATTATTGGTCACTTTGGACTTGGTTTTTATTCCGCTTTTATGGTTGCCGAAAAAGTGGAAATCATCACCAAATCATACAAAGACGAACCAGCTGCACACTGGACATGTGACGGAAGCCCAGAATTCACATTGGAACCGACTGACAAAACGACTAGAGGTACTGAAATCATTTTGCACATTGCCGAAGATTCTCTTGAGTTCTTGGAAGAATTTAAAATCTCTGGCTTATTGAGCAAATACAATAAGTTTATGCCTATTCCAATTAAATTTGGAACAAAATCTCAAACGCTTCCAAAGCCAGAAGACGCTCCAGAAGATTACAAAGCAGAAACAGTTGAAGTTGACAATATCGTCAACAATCCAAACCCAGCTTGGACCAAACAGCCAACAGATTTATCGGATGCTGATTACAAAGATTTCTACCGCGAAGTGTATCCAATGCAGTTTGAAGAACCATTGTTTCATATTCATTTGAATGTAGATTATCCTTTTAATTTAACTGGTATTTTGTATTTCCCTAAATTGGGTTCTGACTTGCAAATTCAGAAAGACAAAATTCAATTGTACCAAAACCAAGTATATGTAACGGATAATGTAGAAGGAATTGTCCCTGAATTCTTGATGATGCTTCGCGGTGTTGTGGATTCGCCAGATATTCCTTTGAATGTTTCCCGTTCAGGATTGCAGGCTGATGGTGCGGTTAAGAAAATCTCTAACTACATCACTCGTAAAGTTGCTGATAAACTGAAATCTTTATTCAACGAAAACAGAGCAGATTTCGAACAAAAATGGAATGACATTAAAATCGTTCTGGAATACGGAATGCTTTCTGAAGATAAATTCTATGAAAAAGCAGGAGCTTTTGTATTATACCCAACAGTTGATAATACTTACTTTACTCTTGAAGAATTAAAAGAGAAAATAAAAGAAAAACAAACTGATAAAGACGGAAAACTGGTTGTTTTATATGCAGGAAATAAAGAAGCACAGCATTCTTATATCGAAATTGCAAAAGAAAAAGGATACGAAGTATTGCTTTTAGACTCACCGATTATCTCGCATTTAATTCAAAAAATTGAAGGCGATAACAGCGGATTGCATTTTGTGCGTGTGGATTCTGACCATATTGATAATTTAATCAAAAAAGAAGAATCTGCTATTTCTAAATTATCTGATGAAGAAAAAGAAAGCCTGAAAACCGTTCTTGAAACTATTGTTCCAAAACAAACTTACACAGTACAGCTTGAAGCTTTAGACAGCGAAGCTGCTCCATTCATTATCACGCAGCCAGAATTTATGCGTAGAATGAAAGAAATGAGTCAAACAGGCGGTGGCGGAATGTTTGGAATGGGCAATATGCCGGAAATGTACAATTTGGTTGTAAATACAAACTCCGATTTGGCTACCAGCATCCTAAATAATAATGACAAATCTGCTCAAGAAAACTTGGTAAAACAAGCATTAGATTTGGCCAAATTGTCTCAAAACTTATTAAAAGGAGAAGCATTAACCGCTTTTGTAAAAAGAAGTTTTGAATTGATAAAATAA
- a CDS encoding lipocalin family protein, producing the protein MRKILLICTMTMLVFACKSGSTTPTTPEPVSNAPMTKLDRASQVGIKGDWQIVSVSYPGSDYIKVNSFNLADSKCLIGSTWHFISNNNKGNLTLNSPNCTGFTSAITWYINKEGQFVLKILDEGLKSKKVKTGFVLGVRNQSETSFELVDKINVGSKPTDVVYLFQKVN; encoded by the coding sequence ATGAGAAAAATTCTTTTAATATGTACTATGACCATGTTGGTCTTTGCCTGTAAGTCTGGATCTACAACACCTACAACGCCAGAACCAGTTTCTAATGCTCCAATGACAAAATTAGATAGGGCTTCTCAAGTTGGAATAAAAGGAGATTGGCAAATTGTAAGCGTTAGCTATCCAGGATCTGATTATATTAAAGTAAATTCTTTTAATCTTGCTGATTCAAAATGTTTGATAGGAAGCACTTGGCATTTTATTTCGAACAATAATAAAGGGAATTTGACTTTAAACAGTCCAAACTGTACTGGATTTACTTCGGCAATTACTTGGTATATCAATAAAGAGGGACAGTTTGTTTTAAAGATATTAGACGAAGGATTGAAATCTAAAAAAGTAAAAACAGGTTTTGTTCTAGGGGTAAGAAATCAATCGGAAACTTCATTTGAATTGGTCGATAAAATAAATGTAGGAAGTAAACCAACAGATGTTGTTTATTTATTTCAAAAAGTTAATTAA
- a CDS encoding OmpA family protein, whose protein sequence is MRKIAIIGLSGLFMLSILFTGCDSVKNANNTQKGAGIGAVAGGIIGAVLGNNLGKGGNAALGAAIGAAVGGGTGALIGNKMDKQAREIDQALPGADVERVGEGIHLVLNENAVRFDLNKATLTSQAKANLDKLIPVFNSYADTNIEIFGYTDSTGKADYNLTLSQKRAESVKTYLISKGLVASRFKTSGFGIADPIASNDTKEGQSQNRRVEFAITANNKMVEDAKKQQ, encoded by the coding sequence ATGAGAAAAATTGCAATTATAGGATTGAGTGGGTTATTTATGCTGAGTATACTTTTTACAGGATGTGATTCTGTAAAAAATGCCAATAATACTCAAAAAGGTGCGGGAATAGGTGCTGTTGCAGGAGGAATTATTGGAGCTGTTCTTGGAAACAATTTAGGGAAAGGCGGAAACGCTGCCTTAGGAGCTGCAATTGGTGCTGCTGTTGGTGGTGGTACTGGAGCATTAATTGGAAACAAAATGGATAAGCAAGCCCGCGAAATAGATCAAGCATTGCCTGGGGCTGATGTTGAAAGAGTTGGAGAAGGAATTCATTTGGTTTTGAATGAAAATGCAGTTCGTTTTGATCTAAATAAGGCGACTTTAACCTCTCAGGCTAAAGCTAATTTGGATAAATTGATTCCAGTATTTAATTCGTATGCAGATACTAATATTGAAATATTTGGTTATACAGATTCTACAGGAAAAGCTGATTATAATTTAACTCTTTCACAAAAAAGAGCCGAATCGGTAAAAACATATTTGATATCAAAGGGGTTAGTCGCCAGCCGTTTTAAAACATCTGGTTTTGGAATTGCAGATCCAATTGCATCTAATGATACAAAAGAAGGACAAAGTCAAAACCGTCGTGTAGAATTTGCAATTACAGCAAATAATAAAATGGTTGAAGATGCCAAAAAACAACAATAG
- a CDS encoding ABC transporter ATP-binding protein codes for MLQVQNISFGYTEKIIIQNVDFTVAKGQNISILGESGCGKSTLLKLLYGMYDLNHGRILYNETEIRGPKYNLIPGMPFMKYLAQDFDLMPYETVSENVGKFLSNGFLPLKKLRIQELLEMVEMTEFANVKAKLLSGGQQQRVALARVLALEPEVLLLDEPFSHIDNFRKNALRRNLFSYLKKKEITCFIATHDSVDALSFSDETIILYQGRIMEKGPSADVYKYPLNKYVASLFGEVNELKLSQLMPIEGEDDIVLLYPHQLKLDSNGSIKAIVKESFFKGSRFLIKAVFDRRVIFFEHETALEFNQEVGLRII; via the coding sequence ATGCTTCAAGTTCAAAATATTTCATTCGGCTATACCGAAAAAATCATTATTCAGAATGTTGACTTCACTGTTGCCAAAGGACAAAATATATCAATTCTTGGCGAGAGCGGCTGTGGAAAAAGTACGCTTTTAAAACTGCTTTATGGAATGTATGATTTAAATCATGGACGGATTTTGTATAATGAAACTGAGATTCGCGGGCCTAAATATAATCTGATCCCGGGAATGCCTTTTATGAAATATCTGGCACAGGATTTTGATTTGATGCCCTATGAAACCGTATCTGAAAATGTAGGCAAGTTTCTTTCCAATGGTTTTTTACCATTAAAAAAACTGCGTATTCAAGAATTACTGGAAATGGTTGAAATGACCGAATTTGCCAATGTAAAAGCCAAATTATTAAGCGGCGGACAGCAGCAGCGTGTGGCTCTGGCCAGAGTTTTGGCCTTGGAACCAGAAGTATTGCTGTTAGACGAACCTTTCAGCCATATTGATAATTTTAGAAAAAATGCACTCCGCAGAAACCTTTTTTCTTATTTAAAGAAAAAAGAAATCACTTGTTTCATTGCAACCCACGATAGTGTTGATGCGCTTTCTTTCTCGGACGAGACCATTATTTTGTATCAGGGAAGAATTATGGAAAAAGGACCTTCAGCCGATGTTTATAAATACCCTTTGAATAAATATGTTGCCTCACTTTTTGGAGAAGTGAATGAATTGAAATTATCTCAGTTAATGCCAATTGAAGGAGAAGATGATATTGTTTTATTGTATCCGCATCAGTTAAAACTTGACTCCAACGGCTCTATAAAAGCAATAGTAAAAGAATCTTTTTTTAAAGGAAGCCGGTTTTTAATAAAAGCAGTTTTCGACCGAAGAGTTATTTTCTTTGAACATGAAACTGCTTTAGAATTCAATCAGGAAGTAGGATTGAGGATTATTTAG
- a CDS encoding S9 family peptidase, translated as MKLRISLFTFLCIGFSSLAQENLNYQKPSKSILDLADYERAPSVSLDTKKEYMLLSYRATYKTLDDLNQDEMRLGGLRINPITNISSTVTYINNIKLRKVADKNEIQVIGLPVNPKISNVLWSPNDKKILFSNTIATGVEMWVLDVASAKATKLTEATLNANLGTPFSWFDNETVLVKMLPKNRAALLDSKKDLPTGPIISNSAGTKSQNRTYPDMLKNQNDEINFENIITSELYKITLDGKAVLFKSADMFAGERISPDGNYVMTTTIQKPFSYIVPINRFPSKTVVYDKNGLEIKTVNEVPLNEIIPKGFMAVRKGKREMSWRNDKPATLYYAVALDEGDPANKVDFRDEIFLWNAPFTANPISITKTPQRISDIIWGNETVAIVSDIWYDTRNTKTYLINPSDPNQKPKVITDRNSQDIYSDPGNFETKKNQYNKNVLAIENNNAYRIGDGFTKDGQFPFIDEFNLKTLQSKRLYTSLYKDKKEDLLEIEDFKTGKVLVQIQSKNEYPNYYFRNIKQKNSLTPITAFVSPFESIKNVSKEVIKYKRKDGVELSGTLYLPEGYDKVKKEKLPLLIWAYPAEFKDKSSAGQSSQNPNEFTFPYYGSFVYWVTKGYVVLDDASFPIIGEGTTEPNDNFITQLVDDAEAAINAVDALGYINTKKVAVGGHSYGAFMTANLLTHSNLFACGIARSGAYNRTLTPFGFQSEQRNYWEVPAVYNTMSPFMNADKMKTPLLLVHGEADNNPGTFTLQTERYFQALKGLGAPVRMVILPKEAHSYVAKENILHLLWEQDQFLEKYLKN; from the coding sequence ATGAAATTAAGAATTTCCCTATTTACATTTCTATGTATAGGCTTCTCTTCATTGGCTCAAGAAAATCTAAACTATCAAAAACCATCCAAATCAATATTAGATTTAGCAGACTACGAAAGAGCGCCATCGGTTTCTTTAGACACCAAAAAGGAATACATGCTATTGAGCTATAGAGCCACATATAAAACGCTGGACGATTTAAATCAGGATGAAATGCGCTTGGGAGGTCTAAGAATTAACCCAATAACAAATATTTCGAGTACTGTAACTTACATCAACAATATAAAACTGAGAAAAGTTGCTGACAAAAACGAAATACAGGTTATAGGGTTGCCTGTAAATCCCAAAATAAGCAATGTCCTTTGGTCGCCAAACGATAAAAAAATACTATTTTCAAACACCATTGCTACAGGAGTAGAAATGTGGGTCTTGGATGTTGCCTCCGCAAAAGCAACAAAATTAACCGAGGCAACACTAAATGCTAATCTGGGAACTCCATTTAGCTGGTTCGACAATGAAACTGTTTTAGTAAAAATGCTGCCTAAAAACAGAGCCGCATTATTAGATTCCAAAAAAGATTTGCCAACTGGACCGATTATCTCTAACTCGGCCGGAACAAAATCACAGAACAGGACGTATCCTGATATGCTGAAAAACCAAAATGACGAGATCAATTTCGAAAACATCATTACGTCTGAGCTATACAAAATTACTCTGGACGGAAAAGCAGTTTTATTCAAATCAGCAGACATGTTTGCCGGAGAAAGAATTTCGCCAGATGGAAATTATGTAATGACAACCACTATTCAAAAACCATTCTCCTATATTGTCCCTATAAACCGTTTTCCTTCAAAAACGGTTGTTTATGACAAAAATGGTCTTGAAATAAAAACAGTGAATGAAGTCCCGCTGAATGAAATTATACCAAAAGGTTTCATGGCGGTGCGCAAAGGAAAAAGAGAAATGAGCTGGAGAAATGACAAGCCTGCCACATTATATTATGCAGTAGCTTTGGACGAAGGAGATCCAGCAAACAAAGTCGATTTTAGAGACGAAATCTTTTTATGGAATGCTCCTTTTACGGCAAACCCAATTTCAATAACAAAAACGCCACAACGTATTAGTGATATTATTTGGGGAAATGAAACAGTTGCCATTGTCTCAGATATATGGTATGACACTCGAAATACCAAAACCTATTTGATCAATCCGTCCGATCCAAATCAAAAACCTAAAGTAATTACAGACAGAAATTCACAAGACATATATTCGGATCCAGGGAATTTTGAAACCAAAAAAAATCAGTACAATAAAAATGTACTGGCGATAGAAAACAATAATGCATACCGCATAGGCGATGGATTTACCAAAGACGGGCAGTTTCCTTTTATAGATGAATTCAATCTGAAAACTTTGCAGTCCAAGCGTCTTTACACTTCTCTTTACAAAGACAAAAAAGAAGATTTGCTGGAAATTGAAGATTTTAAAACTGGAAAAGTATTGGTTCAGATTCAATCCAAAAATGAATATCCAAACTATTATTTTAGAAACATCAAACAAAAAAACAGCCTGACTCCTATTACAGCTTTTGTAAGTCCATTTGAGAGTATTAAAAATGTGAGCAAAGAAGTTATTAAATACAAACGAAAAGACGGAGTTGAATTATCCGGAACACTTTACTTACCGGAAGGTTATGACAAAGTCAAAAAAGAAAAACTGCCTTTATTGATTTGGGCCTATCCAGCCGAATTTAAAGACAAAAGCAGTGCAGGGCAAAGCAGTCAGAATCCAAATGAATTTACTTTCCCGTATTATGGCTCATTTGTATATTGGGTAACCAAAGGATATGTTGTTCTTGATGATGCTTCTTTTCCAATTATTGGTGAAGGAACTACAGAACCGAATGATAATTTCATCACGCAATTAGTAGATGATGCAGAAGCCGCAATAAATGCCGTGGATGCTTTAGGATATATCAACACCAAAAAAGTCGCTGTTGGCGGACATTCCTACGGCGCCTTTATGACAGCTAATTTATTAACTCATTCCAATCTTTTTGCCTGCGGTATCGCCAGAAGCGGTGCTTATAACAGAACCTTAACTCCTTTTGGTTTTCAAAGCGAACAGCGCAATTACTGGGAAGTTCCTGCGGTGTACAATACAATGTCGCCTTTTATGAATGCCGATAAAATGAAAACACCATTACTTTTGGTTCATGGCGAAGCCGATAATAATCCGGGTACTTTTACTTTACAGACTGAACGTTATTTCCAAGCGTTAAAAGGATTAGGTGCGCCAGTGCGAATGGTGATACTGCCTAAAGAAGCACACAGTTATGTTGCCAAAGAAAACATTCTGCACTTATTATGGGAACAAGATCAATTCTTAGAAAAATATTTGAAAAACTAA
- a CDS encoding 3-oxoacyl-ACP synthase III family protein, producing MYHSKITGLGYYVPDNVVTNDDLSKIIDTNDEWIQERTGIQERRHIIRGEDTTTSMGVKAAKIAMERSGVAAEDIDFVVFATLSPDYYFPGPGVLVQRDLGLRTVGALDVRNQCSGFVYALSVADQYIKTGMYKNILVIGSEVQSTGLDMTTRGRGVSVIFGDGAGAAVLSREEDLSKGILSTHLHSEGIHAEELVVTAPGMGGRWVTDILADNNPDDESYFPYMNGQFVFKNAVVRFAEVINEGLEANNLQVSDIDMLIPHQANLRISQFIQKKFGLNDNQVHNNIQKYGNTTAASIPIALTEAWEQGKIKSGDTVVLAAFGSGFTWASAIIKW from the coding sequence ATGTACCATTCAAAAATAACAGGATTGGGGTATTATGTCCCAGATAATGTAGTGACCAACGATGATTTGTCAAAAATCATTGATACCAACGATGAATGGATTCAAGAAAGAACAGGAATTCAGGAAAGAAGGCATATCATTCGAGGCGAAGATACCACTACTTCAATGGGAGTTAAAGCTGCTAAAATCGCTATGGAACGTTCGGGTGTTGCCGCGGAGGATATTGATTTTGTCGTTTTTGCAACGTTAAGTCCTGATTATTATTTTCCAGGTCCGGGTGTTTTGGTACAGCGTGATTTAGGTTTAAGAACTGTTGGAGCATTAGATGTACGTAATCAGTGTTCGGGTTTTGTTTATGCTCTTTCTGTTGCCGATCAGTATATTAAGACTGGAATGTATAAAAATATTCTGGTGATAGGTTCCGAAGTTCAATCAACAGGATTGGATATGACTACCCGAGGACGCGGTGTTTCGGTGATTTTTGGAGATGGGGCAGGAGCCGCTGTTTTAAGCAGGGAAGAAGATTTGTCTAAAGGAATTTTATCAACTCATTTGCATTCTGAAGGGATTCATGCCGAAGAATTGGTTGTTACAGCTCCAGGTATGGGAGGCCGTTGGGTAACAGATATTTTGGCAGACAATAATCCAGACGATGAAAGTTATTTTCCTTATATGAATGGACAATTTGTATTTAAAAATGCGGTGGTTCGTTTTGCCGAGGTCATAAATGAAGGTTTGGAAGCCAATAATCTGCAGGTTTCGGATATTGATATGCTGATTCCGCATCAAGCCAATTTGAGAATTTCACAGTTTATTCAAAAGAAATTCGGATTGAATGACAATCAAGTGCATAATAATATCCAAAAGTATGGAAACACAACGGCAGCTTCTATTCCAATTGCCTTAACCGAAGCTTGGGAACAAGGAAAAATAAAATCTGGAGATACAGTAGTTTTGGCCGCTTTTGGAAGTGGATTCACTTGGGCAAGCGCGATTATAAAATGGTAA